A window from Pseudomonadota bacterium encodes these proteins:
- a CDS encoding C13 family peptidase, which yields MPRAGSWPGRATLARLLATGALALLSATGAAAQTLNLIDRTSACLSSPLLGLSHNADPPGTAFVVQSADGFRVPDGPAWRLDQLRVRGSFNGSELSPEGVDVRVYQNSETQNAPDAQVCSFNVALSQLGPQASSGNFEINLPQEPASACELPAGRYWLSVVFNGSIGGNPSQGRYWYWDQSTDASMVSWRMRASADLDGTGISCPDWLPRDQCSSVTQENSLCFGLSGNTNVTLRDSLADQFTSAGTSFLMDVGSAFADPDGDVLNFQANGLPDSLALDPVSGRISGTLQQTDIPGSPYTVDVSVTDQDGETALDTFSLVVADNEVSEFRFRRLWPVLQQPWYFGSGAPDVAFAGEALFVANADFSRIQRFTQLGLLISNLFIEGPGGAGTVGKPRVIAASRKAVYTVGDLDPQIHMLDPEGRLIRKFGASELGGQVPQFLAVTERGCRRLGGCVFVGLPDRVLKFSEQGQFLTSFGACSSAPCGGGTVQTLGGLGASEDGFVYLADAAEDQLIVLRAQPGDAISTPPTLLTEVGSSGTDPGQFQQPSDLTLDRQGRVYVADANRVQVFDELGAVLDEYQANDPARTIRRLEFGPGNLGFASNDLAQVVRFRRVGDVEAGASTLNLSTPYSSADDAPGFFRQPVDLAAGPNSNMYIADAGNFRVQKFSPQGDLQNGFGSEGTGPGEFSRMIALDAGTAFGQFRVSVLDDTGTEYRIQRFENQLNFVDQITLPSGADYVDMVIGSGGNAFLVTEQGSALKVAPDGTVLAGWQSEGSGGEFRQVAIAPNGLIYFTVQSPSQDGFEIFDRFGNFVAFLPAAFNAPASLTIATDGKIVLGEIPDVAPDVPRIKIFRQDGVLLQSVGEYGYFPGSFAAPSGLDFAPNGLLYITDRANNNVQVLDPVPPSQVTKVIVVAGGGPYVGNNLWETTQALTNSAYLALAYQGLSGDEIMYLSSNQNEDLDGNGVSDVDAPATPGALNNAITGWGADADQLVVYLADHGSEDVFRLNPRNTLSASQLASALDTVQAGPDGVSQAVVIYEACRAGSFVDDLANSSVNRIVLASTGEAQSAKFVSDGILSFSNQFWTQIFSGSDLADAYSTASQVMTASFTDQQPEADADGDGSSNEPIEDLAALAGVFVGAGTDFDPGSPIITSVTAPQTLASGNTAQISAFGVSDADGVSRVYAEIIPPDFEDVDIDQPVREFPGFELQPDSRGSVDYTLIYDEFSIEGVYVINVYAQDRFGNVSSPSTTTVTVGNPELRKALLIVGGETTDPRWSAYSANGSFAFTALSAQGYSDLGLETVRYLSNGGGEGVDGAAGSANVADGFAWAGTQAQDVVVYLVGGVRSGALRLASGDRLTVSELADYLDNLEAAISGRLVVLYDGNRSGAFLPRLASASDDRRLLITSAAASQDASFLLDGTLSFSQFFWNRVLNGDSVLEAFEAARDAISFSAGGQTPQLDDNSNGEGNDAEDGLLASAYSIGTGILQDANGPTVGETGPDVVLSGGVTTADITVNDVLSTGSVDQVFGVVTTPPPQQLTDSFAFAPTNVDADGNGEYTGTYGGFGPLPGGGFAAGDYSISVYARDARGNVSFQENLRVEQTAGPDGYEPDATRAAASVIFVDDLDAQPHTFHVDSDADVMSFTAVNSPAGPGNPAQTYQIEVSEIDDFSGAAFNLRIELFGPTTPLGTPLATTSGGLSGSLSLTWPPANAAYDEGEGEYFVRVSALSSTQRGKYEVRVFRPDVLLTGLVRGSVVDAQTGLPVVGALISTGGTVAAASNPLGEFQLVENPGSYDLTVIPPAGYDGLVEAAVPVVESLTTWRLLQLDPSGVAPTVFTGTADNIGQTSVTLDGQVSPNGETTSVLFSVQPAAGGIVQPGDLAAAAPLSDVTAQVSGLTCETGYQFRVSATNASGTSDGNLVAFTTADCVTPPTVGTPQAQSITDSSATLTVQVDPMGSDTTTAFRWRPVGGVFNVYTDSSPVLTGNGLQTATLDVADLTCGTNYDLHARASNSGGMVESAFASFATAACPQPPPVVTTLAAQSVTETSADLRAAVDPNGASTLVEYVFAAVGEADGPWLTATTITESTTVVAPVSGLDCGRSYRYRFRASNAGGQTEGAELSFMTTECPADFPETTSVAANAVSQTSATLNATVNPNGSETQVSFDFGRGGVFTDSAALDVTLDGSDTQPVSVVLTGLVCNSEYQFRVQATNAAGTAFGAALTFTTNPCDRILLVDDDDNVPDVLPTYSGALDTLGFAFDVWNTNGADAEPGQAELESYSTVIWFTGNNAEVGTGPSSTSEEALGAYLNGGGCLAVSAQDYFTVRANGSVPTPLMADYLGVSGGTSDAGPAEVAGVSVEFAGLPASGSYVLDYASAALQDRADELAEDSTAAASFSGEGRTAGLQKLTPVYRTLYLGFPLAAVPGATEQAAVLSAMLDFCRGADQIYADGFEDE from the coding sequence ATGCCGCGCGCCGGTTCTTGGCCTGGCCGCGCAACGCTCGCGCGCCTGTTGGCGACGGGGGCTTTAGCGCTGCTTAGCGCCACGGGAGCAGCCGCTCAGACGCTCAATCTAATCGACCGCACGAGCGCGTGCCTGTCGTCTCCGCTGCTGGGCTTGAGCCACAACGCGGACCCGCCCGGTACCGCGTTTGTCGTGCAAAGCGCTGACGGCTTTCGGGTACCCGACGGTCCGGCCTGGCGCCTGGACCAGCTGCGCGTTCGCGGCAGCTTTAACGGTTCTGAGCTGTCGCCGGAAGGCGTGGACGTTCGCGTCTATCAAAACAGCGAAACCCAAAACGCTCCGGACGCCCAGGTTTGCAGCTTCAACGTGGCGCTGTCGCAGCTGGGGCCGCAGGCGAGCAGCGGCAACTTCGAAATCAACCTGCCCCAGGAGCCGGCCTCCGCCTGCGAGCTGCCGGCGGGCCGCTACTGGCTATCCGTGGTCTTTAACGGTTCGATCGGCGGCAATCCATCGCAGGGTCGTTATTGGTACTGGGATCAATCGACGGATGCGAGCATGGTGAGCTGGCGGATGCGCGCCTCCGCCGATCTGGACGGCACCGGCATCAGCTGTCCGGACTGGCTGCCGCGCGATCAGTGCTCGTCGGTGACTCAGGAAAACTCGCTGTGTTTCGGACTGTCGGGTAACACCAACGTGACGCTGCGCGACTCGCTGGCGGATCAGTTCACCAGCGCCGGCACCAGCTTTCTGATGGACGTCGGCAGCGCCTTCGCCGACCCGGACGGTGACGTGCTCAATTTCCAGGCCAACGGCTTGCCCGACAGCCTGGCGCTGGACCCGGTGAGCGGACGCATCAGCGGGACCCTGCAGCAGACCGACATCCCGGGCAGCCCCTACACGGTGGACGTTTCGGTGACTGACCAGGACGGTGAAACCGCCCTGGACACCTTCAGCCTGGTGGTCGCAGACAACGAGGTGTCCGAGTTTCGGTTCCGGCGGCTGTGGCCGGTGCTGCAGCAGCCCTGGTACTTCGGGTCAGGGGCGCCTGACGTGGCGTTCGCCGGCGAAGCGCTGTTTGTCGCCAACGCCGATTTTTCCCGCATCCAGCGATTTACGCAGCTGGGACTGCTGATCAGCAATTTGTTTATTGAAGGCCCGGGTGGCGCCGGTACCGTTGGCAAACCGCGCGTGATCGCGGCCAGCCGCAAGGCGGTTTACACGGTCGGTGATCTGGACCCTCAGATACATATGCTCGATCCGGAAGGCAGGCTGATCCGCAAGTTCGGCGCTTCGGAGCTGGGCGGCCAGGTGCCACAGTTTCTGGCGGTGACGGAGCGCGGCTGCCGGCGACTCGGCGGGTGTGTGTTCGTGGGTCTGCCCGATCGCGTTTTGAAATTCAGCGAGCAGGGCCAGTTCCTGACCAGCTTCGGGGCTTGCAGCAGCGCACCCTGCGGCGGCGGCACCGTGCAGACCTTGGGTGGCCTGGGCGCGTCGGAAGACGGCTTTGTTTATCTGGCCGACGCCGCTGAGGACCAGCTGATCGTGCTTCGGGCGCAGCCGGGTGATGCGATCAGCACGCCGCCAACGTTGTTGACTGAGGTCGGCAGCAGCGGCACCGATCCGGGTCAGTTTCAGCAGCCGAGCGACCTGACCCTGGATCGTCAGGGGCGGGTTTATGTCGCCGACGCCAACCGGGTGCAGGTCTTCGACGAGCTCGGCGCGGTGCTGGATGAATACCAGGCCAACGATCCCGCCAGGACCATCCGCCGGCTGGAGTTTGGGCCTGGTAACCTTGGGTTTGCCTCCAACGATCTGGCCCAGGTGGTCCGTTTCCGCCGGGTTGGAGACGTCGAAGCGGGCGCTTCGACATTAAATCTCTCCACCCCTTATTCGAGTGCTGACGACGCCCCCGGCTTCTTCCGACAGCCGGTTGATCTCGCCGCCGGGCCGAACAGCAACATGTATATCGCTGACGCCGGCAACTTCCGGGTCCAGAAGTTCAGTCCGCAGGGTGATCTGCAGAACGGATTCGGCAGCGAAGGCACGGGGCCCGGTGAGTTCAGCCGCATGATTGCGCTCGATGCCGGCACCGCTTTCGGACAATTTCGCGTCAGCGTGCTCGACGACACGGGCACCGAGTACCGGATCCAGCGTTTCGAAAACCAGCTGAATTTTGTCGACCAGATTACGTTGCCCAGCGGAGCGGACTACGTGGACATGGTCATCGGCAGCGGCGGGAACGCGTTTCTGGTGACAGAACAGGGCAGCGCGCTTAAGGTGGCGCCGGACGGCACCGTGCTCGCAGGCTGGCAGTCGGAAGGGTCGGGCGGTGAGTTCCGGCAGGTAGCGATCGCACCCAACGGGCTGATCTATTTCACGGTGCAAAGCCCGTCGCAGGACGGCTTTGAGATCTTCGATCGCTTCGGCAACTTCGTCGCGTTCCTGCCGGCCGCGTTCAACGCGCCGGCGTCCCTGACCATCGCCACCGACGGCAAGATTGTGCTTGGCGAGATCCCGGACGTGGCGCCGGACGTGCCCAGGATCAAAATCTTTCGCCAGGATGGCGTTCTTCTGCAGTCGGTCGGGGAGTACGGGTATTTCCCTGGCTCGTTCGCCGCCCCGTCAGGACTCGACTTTGCCCCCAACGGCCTGCTCTACATCACCGATCGCGCGAACAACAACGTACAGGTGCTTGACCCGGTTCCACCGAGTCAGGTGACCAAGGTGATTGTGGTGGCCGGCGGTGGACCCTATGTCGGCAACAATCTTTGGGAAACGACCCAGGCGCTCACCAACAGCGCGTACCTTGCTTTGGCTTATCAGGGGCTCAGCGGCGATGAGATCATGTATCTGTCGTCCAACCAAAACGAGGATCTGGACGGCAACGGCGTGTCGGACGTCGACGCACCCGCCACGCCCGGCGCGCTCAACAACGCGATTACCGGCTGGGGCGCGGACGCTGATCAGCTGGTGGTTTATTTGGCCGATCACGGTTCGGAGGACGTCTTTCGGCTGAACCCTCGCAACACGCTGAGCGCAAGCCAGCTCGCGTCAGCGCTGGATACCGTCCAGGCCGGTCCGGACGGCGTGAGCCAGGCCGTGGTGATCTACGAGGCCTGCCGGGCCGGCAGCTTTGTCGACGATCTCGCGAACAGCTCCGTCAACCGGATCGTGCTGGCCAGCACCGGCGAAGCGCAGAGCGCCAAATTTGTCTCTGACGGTATCCTCAGCTTCTCGAACCAGTTCTGGACGCAGATCTTCTCGGGTTCGGACCTCGCTGATGCATACAGCACAGCGTCTCAGGTGATGACGGCATCGTTTACCGACCAGCAGCCTGAAGCCGACGCCGATGGAGACGGGAGCAGCAATGAGCCGATCGAAGATCTGGCTGCGCTAGCCGGCGTTTTTGTCGGGGCGGGCACCGACTTTGACCCGGGTTCGCCGATCATCACCAGCGTTACGGCACCGCAGACGCTGGCCAGCGGGAACACGGCGCAGATCAGCGCGTTCGGCGTCAGCGATGCGGACGGCGTGAGTCGGGTTTATGCGGAGATCATTCCTCCTGACTTCGAAGACGTGGACATCGACCAGCCGGTCCGAGAGTTTCCCGGCTTTGAGCTGCAGCCGGACAGCCGCGGCAGCGTGGACTACACGCTGATCTATGACGAGTTCTCCATCGAAGGCGTCTATGTGATCAACGTCTACGCCCAGGACCGGTTCGGCAACGTTTCCTCGCCATCTACCACAACGGTTACCGTCGGCAATCCGGAGCTGCGCAAAGCGCTGCTGATTGTCGGCGGCGAGACCACTGATCCGCGCTGGTCGGCTTACAGTGCCAACGGATCGTTTGCGTTTACGGCGTTGAGCGCGCAGGGCTACAGCGATCTTGGCCTCGAGACGGTGCGGTATCTGTCCAACGGCGGTGGCGAGGGCGTCGACGGCGCCGCCGGCAGCGCCAACGTGGCTGACGGGTTCGCCTGGGCCGGGACGCAGGCGCAGGACGTCGTGGTGTATCTCGTGGGCGGTGTACGCAGCGGCGCGCTGCGGCTGGCGAGCGGCGATCGGCTCACCGTCAGCGAGCTCGCCGACTATCTGGATAACCTGGAGGCCGCCATCAGCGGCCGGCTTGTGGTGCTCTATGACGGCAACCGATCGGGTGCGTTTCTTCCCCGTCTCGCCTCGGCCAGCGACGATCGTCGACTCTTGATCACGAGCGCCGCCGCGTCGCAGGACGCCAGTTTCCTGCTGGACGGGACCTTGAGCTTTTCGCAGTTCTTCTGGAATCGGGTGCTGAATGGCGACTCGGTGCTGGAGGCGTTTGAAGCGGCGCGCGACGCCATCAGCTTTTCCGCCGGCGGGCAGACGCCTCAGCTCGACGATAACAGCAACGGTGAGGGCAACGACGCTGAGGACGGGCTGCTGGCGAGCGCGTACTCGATCGGCACCGGGATCCTGCAGGATGCCAACGGACCAACGGTTGGCGAGACGGGGCCGGACGTGGTGCTGTCCGGGGGCGTGACGACCGCAGACATCACCGTCAATGATGTGTTGAGCACCGGATCGGTGGATCAAGTTTTTGGTGTCGTCACAACGCCACCGCCGCAGCAGCTTACCGACAGCTTCGCGTTTGCACCAACCAACGTCGATGCTGACGGCAACGGCGAATACACCGGCACCTACGGCGGCTTCGGACCTCTGCCGGGCGGCGGCTTCGCCGCGGGCGACTACAGCATTTCTGTCTATGCACGCGACGCCCGCGGCAACGTGTCGTTCCAGGAGAACCTGCGGGTGGAACAAACCGCGGGGCCGGACGGCTATGAGCCCGACGCCACGCGCGCTGCGGCCTCGGTGATTTTTGTGGACGATCTCGACGCGCAGCCGCACACGTTTCATGTCGATAGCGACGCCGACGTGATGAGTTTCACCGCGGTGAACTCGCCGGCCGGGCCCGGCAATCCCGCGCAGACTTATCAGATTGAGGTCTCCGAGATCGACGATTTTTCCGGCGCTGCGTTCAATCTTCGGATCGAACTGTTCGGCCCCACCACGCCGCTGGGAACGCCGCTCGCGACCACCAGCGGGGGGTTGAGCGGAAGCCTGTCACTGACCTGGCCACCGGCTAACGCCGCTTATGACGAAGGGGAAGGGGAGTATTTTGTCCGAGTCAGCGCGCTGTCATCGACACAGCGCGGAAAGTACGAGGTTCGGGTCTTCCGACCCGACGTGCTGCTGACGGGCCTGGTCCGCGGTTCAGTGGTGGACGCGCAGACCGGGCTGCCCGTGGTTGGCGCGCTGATCAGCACCGGGGGCACGGTGGCTGCCGCCAGCAATCCGCTCGGGGAGTTTCAGCTAGTGGAAAACCCGGGCAGCTACGATCTGACCGTGATTCCGCCGGCCGGCTATGACGGCCTGGTGGAAGCGGCGGTGCCAGTGGTGGAAAGCCTGACGACCTGGCGCCTGCTGCAGCTAGACCCCAGCGGGGTGGCGCCGACCGTGTTTACCGGAACGGCTGACAATATTGGTCAAACGAGCGTCACCCTCGATGGCCAGGTCTCACCCAACGGCGAGACAACCAGCGTGCTGTTTTCGGTTCAGCCAGCGGCCGGCGGGATTGTTCAGCCCGGTGATCTGGCGGCGGCAGCGCCGCTGTCGGACGTTACCGCCCAGGTGTCGGGTCTGACGTGTGAAACCGGGTATCAATTTCGAGTGAGCGCTACCAACGCCAGCGGCACCAGCGACGGCAACCTGGTCGCGTTTACCACCGCGGACTGCGTCACGCCGCCCACCGTCGGGACGCCGCAGGCGCAGTCGATCACCGATAGCAGCGCCACCCTGACCGTGCAGGTTGATCCGATGGGTAGCGATACCACCACGGCGTTCCGCTGGCGGCCGGTCGGCGGTGTGTTCAACGTCTACACCGATTCATCCCCGGTCCTGACCGGCAACGGCTTACAAACGGCGACGCTGGACGTCGCCGATCTGACCTGCGGTACGAACTATGACCTGCACGCCCGGGCGAGCAACAGCGGCGGCATGGTCGAAAGCGCCTTCGCAAGCTTTGCTACGGCAGCCTGTCCGCAGCCGCCGCCGGTGGTGACCACGCTCGCCGCCCAGAGCGTCACCGAAACCAGCGCTGACCTGCGGGCGGCTGTCGACCCCAACGGTGCGAGTACGCTGGTGGAATATGTTTTTGCGGCGGTCGGCGAAGCGGACGGTCCCTGGCTGACCGCAACCACGATCACCGAGTCGACCACGGTGGTCGCGCCGGTCAGTGGCCTGGACTGTGGCCGAAGCTATCGGTATCGGTTCCGGGCCAGCAACGCCGGTGGTCAAACCGAAGGGGCTGAGCTCAGTTTTATGACCACCGAGTGTCCCGCTGACTTCCCCGAGACCACCAGCGTTGCGGCAAACGCGGTGAGTCAGACGTCCGCCACGCTCAACGCAACCGTCAACCCGAACGGGTCCGAGACCCAGGTGAGCTTCGACTTTGGCCGGGGCGGCGTGTTCACCGATTCGGCGGCGCTGGACGTGACGCTCGACGGCAGCGACACCCAGCCGGTGAGCGTGGTGCTGACAGGCCTGGTCTGTAACAGCGAGTACCAGTTCCGGGTCCAGGCAACCAACGCGGCGGGTACCGCCTTCGGTGCGGCGCTGACGTTCACGACCAACCCCTGTGATCGGATCCTCCTGGTGGACGACGACGACAACGTGCCCGACGTGTTGCCCACCTACAGCGGCGCGCTCGACACGTTGGGTTTTGCTTTCGACGTGTGGAACACCAACGGGGCGGACGCGGAGCCCGGCCAGGCTGAGCTGGAGAGCTATTCCACCGTCATCTGGTTTACCGGCAATAACGCCGAAGTTGGCACCGGCCCTTCTTCCACCAGTGAGGAGGCGCTGGGAGCGTACCTGAACGGCGGTGGATGCCTGGCGGTCTCGGCTCAAGATTATTTCACTGTGCGCGCTAACGGCAGCGTTCCGACTCCGCTGATGGCCGACTACCTGGGCGTCAGCGGCGGCACCAGCGACGCGGGGCCCGCTGAGGTGGCCGGCGTCTCTGTTGAGTTTGCAGGACTGCCAGCGAGCGGTAGCTACGTGCTGGACTACGCGAGTGCTGCTCTGCAGGACAGGGCTGACGAGCTGGCCGAAGACAGCACCGCCGCAGCGTCTTTCAGCGGTGAGGGCCGGACGGCAGGTCTACAAAAACTGACTCCGGTTTACCGAACGCTCTACCTGGGTTTCCCGCTGGCCGCGGTTCCGGGTGCCACCGAGCAGGCCGCCGTACTCAGCGCTATGCTGGACTTTTGTCGCGGGGCCGATCAGATTTATGCCGATGGGTTTGAAGATGAATAG
- a CDS encoding caspase family protein, producing MNSLRLKGLLLLAVVLCGSAGAATRHALLIGVGSYDDPVSALLAPRFDVTAVENTLLEKWAFEPTNVTRLLDGDATREGILRALRNLQLTTEPGDFVFVYYAGHGTSALDLSVAAALPHTSGALIPADFNRHGTPEEIAESLIIGRRDIRPILAQLDAAGREVFFVVDACYSGNTVRGAGQEHTGRPPLPVRAADILPPDVQATPAPPSEEAYPYSQVFYLSAAGEHEPAGEITDKLLRWYPTFDGQPHGAFTDALLRAMQGLTPGTDANGDGRVSYLELYESVRGFMEKRGYPQSPQFLPTIDEAQVDPSTAIIFDLPGEPQFVQPAPEPDQPLRLKWINPSEADRRLVKSLSGLEITDGDADLILLRESDRSVLLNASGDLISEVFDPASADPWHRIRGELFVRGLASRGVAKGANQNLVLQYTDPAMGVTAVRGDDLGFVMRPSLPLHLLVFDLESNGGISLLYPINRQEKARQPAGRLTKIEDIVVVPPFGMDKIVAVGLGRPLEAAGQASTEGLGSFLGQTLDPGSDALARFQQLLAGRDDLRAVAQLSLITTDSVNRAARGGADRGDKE from the coding sequence ATGAATAGCTTGCGCCTGAAAGGTCTACTGCTCCTGGCGGTGGTGCTCTGCGGGAGCGCCGGCGCGGCGACGCGACACGCGCTGCTCATCGGCGTCGGCAGCTACGATGACCCGGTGTCGGCGCTGCTGGCGCCGCGGTTTGACGTAACGGCCGTCGAAAATACCCTGCTGGAAAAGTGGGCCTTTGAGCCCACCAACGTGACCCGCCTGCTCGACGGTGACGCGACCCGCGAGGGGATCCTGCGCGCCCTGCGCAATCTTCAGCTCACCACCGAACCCGGCGACTTTGTGTTTGTGTACTACGCGGGCCACGGCACCAGCGCGCTGGACTTAAGCGTCGCCGCGGCGCTGCCCCATACCTCGGGCGCGCTGATCCCCGCCGATTTCAATCGGCACGGCACGCCGGAGGAGATCGCCGAATCGCTGATCATCGGGCGGCGCGATATTCGCCCGATCTTGGCGCAGCTCGATGCCGCGGGCCGCGAAGTCTTTTTTGTGGTGGACGCCTGCTATTCTGGCAACACGGTCCGTGGCGCCGGCCAGGAGCACACCGGGCGTCCGCCCCTGCCGGTGCGCGCCGCCGACATTCTGCCGCCGGATGTGCAGGCCACGCCCGCGCCGCCCAGCGAAGAGGCATACCCTTACTCGCAGGTGTTCTATCTTTCGGCCGCCGGTGAACACGAGCCCGCCGGCGAGATCACCGACAAGCTGCTGCGCTGGTATCCCACCTTCGACGGGCAGCCTCATGGGGCGTTTACTGACGCTCTGCTGCGCGCCATGCAGGGCCTCACCCCCGGCACGGATGCGAACGGTGACGGCCGCGTGTCTTACCTTGAGCTGTATGAATCCGTGCGCGGCTTTATGGAAAAACGTGGCTATCCGCAGAGCCCGCAGTTTTTGCCGACGATCGATGAGGCGCAGGTGGACCCCAGCACCGCCATCATTTTTGACCTGCCCGGCGAGCCCCAGTTTGTGCAGCCCGCACCCGAACCGGATCAGCCGCTGCGGCTCAAATGGATCAACCCCAGTGAAGCGGATCGCCGTCTCGTCAAGAGTCTGAGCGGTCTGGAGATCACCGACGGTGATGCCGATCTCATTTTGCTGCGTGAGTCCGACCGTAGCGTCCTGCTCAACGCGTCGGGTGATCTCATTTCTGAGGTGTTTGACCCGGCCAGCGCTGACCCGTGGCACCGGATTCGCGGGGAGCTGTTCGTGCGCGGCTTGGCCTCACGGGGAGTAGCCAAAGGGGCGAATCAGAACCTGGTGCTGCAGTACACAGATCCCGCGATGGGGGTGACCGCCGTACGCGGCGACGACCTGGGTTTTGTCATGCGCCCGTCGCTGCCGCTTCATTTGCTGGTGTTCGACCTGGAGTCAAACGGCGGCATCAGCCTGCTGTATCCCATCAACAGACAGGAGAAGGCGCGGCAGCCGGCCGGGCGCCTGACCAAGATCGAAGATATAGTAGTAGTACCACCGTTTGGCATGGACAAGATTGTGGCGGTGGGGTTAGGGCGCCCGCTGGAGGCGGCGGGGCAAGCTTCAACCGAAGGTCTTGGGTCGTTTCTCGGCCAGACGCTGGATCCCGGCAGCGATGCGCTCGCCCGGTTTCAGCAGCTCCTGGCCGGCCGCGACGACCTGAGGGCCGTCGCGCAACTGTCGCTGATCACCACCGACAGCGTGAACCGGGCGGCCCGCGGCGGAGCCGACAGGGGGGATAAGGAATGA
- a CDS encoding ShlB/FhaC/HecB family hemolysin secretion/activation protein: MKQTTIGRWVLLAALPGLLLPLPSALAQSDDVERGLQRRPGLENERPELPEFDEREDVPLDLPAIESLAIPKDTLSGAPLVYLQKVQLTDATELTATDVGEVSAAYLDRNVSAEELQQLRAELTQLYVDRGYITSGVLLPDQRISDGTVRYQAVEGRLEALEVSTSGRLRPSYVESRLQGGGDEPLNVVDLREQLRILHADPLIERVDSRLLPTQQRGSARLVVDVEEARPYSLFLTAHNNRAPSVGSEWVELGFVHRNLLGFGDRAELRYGTGDGLDDYQLGYAVPVTRSGITVGVSYAQSDAQIVEEPFSRIDIRSDSEEWALDVVVPWKRFGARRLTFIAGVDHRESNTSLLGIPFSFSPGVNNGRAEVTAARLTADWTDRRANQVFALRGRISVGLDALDSTINDGNLPDSEFVTFLGQAQWSRRFGENDNQLILRGDLQKTFDGLLPLEKLSIGGRTSVRGYRQNLMVRDNGWVASAEFRMPAFRDSNGRSKFQWSVFADIGRGWNEDFDTPEPKSIASVGAGFLWDPLPGLHTELYLAHGFEDIEFSDSDPQDDGIHLLVRYDIF; this comes from the coding sequence ATGAAACAGACAACAATCGGTCGTTGGGTTTTGCTGGCAGCGCTGCCGGGGCTGTTGCTGCCGCTGCCCTCAGCGCTCGCCCAAAGTGACGACGTGGAGCGCGGCCTTCAGCGTCGTCCCGGGCTGGAGAACGAGCGCCCCGAGCTGCCGGAATTCGACGAGCGCGAGGACGTGCCGCTGGATCTGCCGGCAATCGAATCGCTGGCGATCCCCAAAGACACGCTCTCGGGCGCCCCGCTGGTTTATCTCCAGAAGGTGCAGCTCACGGACGCCACGGAGTTGACCGCCACCGACGTGGGCGAGGTGAGCGCCGCCTACCTGGACCGAAACGTCAGCGCCGAGGAGCTGCAGCAGCTGAGGGCGGAGCTGACTCAGCTCTATGTCGACCGGGGCTACATCACGTCCGGCGTGCTGCTGCCCGATCAGCGGATCAGTGACGGCACGGTCCGCTATCAGGCGGTTGAGGGTCGGCTCGAGGCGCTGGAGGTCTCCACCAGCGGACGACTCCGCCCCTCTTACGTGGAGTCACGGCTTCAGGGTGGGGGCGACGAGCCGTTGAACGTGGTGGATCTGCGTGAGCAGCTCCGCATCCTGCACGCTGATCCGTTGATCGAACGGGTCGATAGCCGGCTGCTGCCGACGCAGCAGCGGGGTTCAGCCAGGCTGGTGGTCGACGTCGAGGAGGCCCGCCCGTACAGCCTGTTTTTGACGGCCCACAACAATCGGGCCCCGAGCGTCGGCAGCGAATGGGTGGAGCTCGGTTTTGTCCATCGCAACCTGCTCGGTTTTGGCGATCGCGCAGAGCTGCGGTACGGGACCGGTGACGGCCTGGATGACTACCAGCTGGGCTACGCGGTGCCGGTCACCCGAAGCGGGATCACGGTGGGCGTCAGCTACGCGCAGAGCGACGCACAAATTGTCGAAGAACCGTTCAGCCGCATCGATATCCGCAGCGACAGCGAGGAGTGGGCCCTGGACGTGGTTGTCCCCTGGAAACGCTTCGGTGCCCGTCGTTTGACCTTTATCGCCGGTGTAGATCATCGGGAAAGCAATACAAGCCTGCTGGGCATTCCGTTTTCCTTTTCTCCGGGCGTGAACAACGGTCGGGCTGAGGTTACCGCCGCGCGGCTGACCGCGGACTGGACCGACCGACGCGCCAACCAGGTTTTTGCGCTGCGGGGACGAATTAGCGTAGGGCTCGATGCCCTCGACTCGACGATCAACGACGGCAATCTGCCCGACAGCGAGTTTGTGACCTTCCTCGGTCAGGCCCAGTGGTCACGCCGTTTCGGTGAAAACGACAACCAGCTGATTTTGCGCGGCGATTTGCAGAAAACCTTCGACGGCCTGCTGCCGCTGGAGAAGCTGTCGATCGGCGGGCGTACGAGCGTGCGCGGCTATCGTCAGAATCTGATGGTGCGCGACAACGGCTGGGTTGCCTCAGCGGAGTTTCGCATGCCGGCGTTCCGTGACAGCAACGGCCGCAGCAAATTCCAGTGGTCGGTCTTTGCTGACATCGGGCGCGGGTGGAACGAGGATTTCGATACGCCGGAGCCTAAGTCGATCGCCAGCGTCGGGGCCGGATTCTTGTGGGATCCACTGCCCGGCCTGCACACCGAGCTCTACCTCGCCCACGGCTTTGAAGACATCGAGTTCAGCGACAGCGATCCGCAGGACGACGGGATCCACCTCCTGGTTCGTTACGACATCTTCTAA